The sequence below is a genomic window from Desulfobulbus oligotrophicus.
CAGGATAACACTATCATGAACCGCCTGCAAAGTAACTGCCTGATTGGTGCCCTTATCATGGCCGCAGCTGCGGGTCTGTTCTTTTTGTTGACCACGTGGCACAACCCGTCTTTAAAACCGCAGGAAACAGTCCACCAGAAACAGGTCTGCGTACAACCGACAGATCTCAGATCACTCAGCGCAGTCCCGCAGGATCCCGGTCGTTTTGCCGCTGCCATGACCGAGTCACTTAACCCCGTTGAGCAGCAGCAACTTGAACAGCACTTTCATCGGGATTACTTTACACCCTGGACAGCATCCGCACCGCTCTTTGACGGTAACATGGTGTATACCAGTCTTCAACAGCTGACCCATTCAACCTGGTACGGAGAAAACCGGCTGCCGATAGAACCGGCTCGTCTGCAGTCTCTTCTGATGCTGGCGGATATGGAACAGTTTCCCAGTATGCATGAGCCGGGCATAGTGACCCGGCCTGCATTTATCCGCGTTTTACCGACAACCAGGCCATTGTATAAGACTCCGGACGACTTTCCTTTTGACCGCCTCCAATTTGCAGAGATCAAACCCAACGAGCCTGTTCGTCTTCTGCACACAAGTAAAGATGGGGCATGGCTGTATGTTGAGACCGCCTACGCCAATGGCTGGGTGGAACCCGACGCTGTCAGGCGAGTTGACACTGCTCAGCGTGAGCAGATACTCCATGCTGAGCAGGTGGTTATAGTCCGTGATTTTGTAAAGGTGCAGAGCGAGGATGGCGACATCCTGCCGCAACCAAAAATCGGCTCCCTGTACTCACTGATACGAGAAGAGCCGGAGTATTGGCTGGTCAAAGCTGCGGTTACGGGCAAAGACAGGTATGCGGTAATAACAAGCGTCCGTATTGCCAAAACCGACGCCCGCAGACATCCGCTGCACTTCAGCCCTGAAAACGTAACGCTCATCTCCGCGGAGCTCCTGAAAACTCCCTACGGGTGGGGAGAAATATACAGAAACCGCGACTGCTCGGCCACCACCAGGGATTTTTTCCTGACGTTCGGTATCCTGCTGCCACGTAATTCCTACCAACAGATCACCTCCGGCCCGTCTATTTCGCTGAGCAATCTTTCAAACACCGACAAGAAAGCACGTCTTCGTGAGCTCGGTATCCCCTTTCGCACCCTTCTCTATCACAAGGGACACATCATGCTCTACGCAGGGCTGTTTGCTGAGCAACCTGTTGTCCTGCATACGGCCTGGGCACTCCCCTACAAAGAGCCGGGCTGTACGGAACAGTTGTTTATACTCGGTAAAACACTATTCACCACACTGACGGCAGGTGAAGAGCTCCCGCTCGTCAAGGGAACATCCCTTGATCGGTTAGACAGCATGCTGATTTTGCCTCACTACGAACAAACAGGCGCAAAACCTGACTGACAGCCAGGACAGTGTGCACCTCCACTGCTGAGGCGGTCTCAACACGGTGAGCAATATGCTGCTCGCATCAGGCCGAAATTGCCGGAATCGCTGGGAAATTATGAAGGAAGATTGGTGGAAGAAAGCAGCATAGATGCCGCCAACAGAGAAAAACAGGCAAGAAGGTCAATTTCCAGGCAAAACAACATCAATCCTGCCTGTTGCAGCGTAACAAGGAAAAGAAGGAAAACACCCACCAGAGAAACATTCTTCAGTGGTGCAGTGGCATGAAACAATTAAAAATCTGTGCAGGAAACGTTTGACCGTTCAAAGAGAAAGATGATGGGAATAGAGACAACAAGGGGCAGCAACAGGTAGAGTAAACGCCAGATAAGCAAGGCAGCCATCACATTTGTTGCCGGTACCGTATCGATGACCGCAAGAAAGACCGCCTCCATCACACCAAGGCCACCGGGGGCCTGGGAAACAAGGCCAGCGGAAAAGGATAGGATAAATGCTCCTAACACAACAAAGTAACCGGGATTGCCGGCTTCGGGTAAAACAAAATAAATGATGCCTGCGGCAGCCATAATTTCCAGGGGAGCTGCCAATATCTGTCGGATAACGATACCAAGACGCGGATAGACAATATCCAGTGTCCCTATACGAAATGGCTTGAAGGTCTGCCATGATCCGAACACATACAGTCCACAGAGCAACAGGAGTGTAAACCCCGCTGCCTGTACCAACCAGTTGGGCAAAACCATCTGTGGAATCAAATTTGAAAGGGATAAAACAATCTCCGGCTCAAACAACAAAACAGCCCCTAAAAGCAACAGTGTGCCGAAAAGAAACGTAAACGAGCACATTGCGATCAGGGCGGCAACCTCAGTTGCCTTAAGCCCTTTGGCACAGTAAGCACGTAACCGGACAATTCCACCGGATAAAACCGACATGCCGAGATTGTGTCCAAGTGCATAGGTCACAAAGGAACAAACAGCAACATACGACCATGAGATACCTCTGAGTCGCCCCAGATGAAGGAGAGCAATCCTATCGTACCAGGCCAGGGCAACGTAGGCGGCAAGCGCAGACAAAACTGCATAAACATGCGATATGAATGGAATATCAAGAATATACCTGGATGTGGCTCCGGCAATCACCTTGATGTCGCTCCATAGATTTCCATTATCCAACAGGGCCTTAGCAACGGGATCATAGGAGACTTCAGTCCGGAGTTTAATATACAACAGTCTGATAGCGCTGATCATGATGAAGACAACAACACATTTCCACACTATGCGTACAACACGCTTCATCGTATCAGGTTTTTGTGCAGTTGAAATCGGCATTCCTAGGCCTCAAGATCGCTGGAGAACATCAAAAATCTTGAGTTGAAGACCAGCCACCAGGTCTTTGTGGTGAGATGAGTGATGGTCTCTGTGCCGTTTTCATCCATGACATACCTTTTACACCTCGCTCCAATCATCGTTAAACGATCACAGGCCATTTTCCCCATACACACAAGAGATACGGCAACTGATGCCTGCAATATTGCCTGCCCTCAACTGAAACTGTCAATACCTTTTCCAGGATTGCACAGGCAATAAAAAAACCCGCTCTCCTGGAAAGAAAGCGGGTTTGTTGACTCCCTTGACAACAAGGTGGGGTGAGCGATGGGACTTGAACCCACGACCTCCGAGGCCACAACCCGGTGCTACCACCTGCTGAGCTACGCTCACCACGAACGTGCGTTTATATACCCGCACAACTTGTTTTCTGCAAGCAGAAAGTCAGTCAGCTGTCACCTCACGCTGACAATGCTTGCACACGATTGCGCGGGCCTTGATCAGCTCCGAGCAATGCGGGCACTCCTTAAGATAGTGACAAGCGAGAATCTGACCAAGTGCAAGATTCACCTCGTGTTGCAGGTGCGGATCTTTGAACACATGGTTCCGCAGAGGTTCTATACAACAGGTATCATTGATCGCTGTCAACATGGGTATTGCACGTTTACGTTCATCTATCCGGACCGAATCATCCAGGAGAATAGTCAGCACTGGCGCCGGATCCTTCTTCGCAACGCAGGTGTCAAGGGCTGCGATGGCCTCCTGCTGTCGCTGATAGCGCTCGTCTTGTCTTTTGATGGCTTCAAGATCAACAATGCTGCCGGTAAAGGCATCTTTTGTGATAACCATCATACTGAACTGTTCTTTTGAATTGGGTAATTCCATATATCGATACGATCCAACGCGACCGTACTGATCGGCAATAAAGTCCCAACCTTTCACAAACATCGGACAGCTGTCGTTCAGACAGATAAACAGATACTCTGATCCCCAGCCCAGCCCATCACCAACGTGAACAGGAGGAGCATGACACAGAGACAGGTCTTGACTGCAGTGTGGGCAACAATGCTTTTCTTGGGAATATTTCATCAACATCGATAGCATGACAGCTCTTGGCTCCTTATTTGGCCTGAGGGGCTTTCATTGTTTGTGGCAAGGGACATGGAGGACCGTCGACCGACGGTGATGACACGGCTCTTCAATCAGGAACAAAACGATTGACCGGGCCAAAAAGAAGCAACCCACACCAGAGTATTAACAGTAGCAGTAAAACAGTTTTTTTCCTGTGTCGTAAATTCATGCGTCTAGGGTAACCATTCCTTTTGTCGGGGTCAACCGGGCTTTTCAGATCATCCGCCCCAGAACCTCGTCAACAGCCATAGCCTGTTCCATTCTGGCTGTGAGAAACTGTGAAGACAGGTGGGTGGCATTACGGTCAATCAAGGCGCAAAGCTCTGCAATAGCGGCAGCATCTGCCATCTGGATGACATGGCGAAGATTCTTGACAAAATCAAGGACAATCTTACGGCTGTCGCCGGTTGTAGCCATAATCTCTGCGTAGGTCCTGGAATTTTGGGAATGTACGCGGGACATGGCTAAAATAGGATACAGCGAGGTTAAGGTGCAGTGACTGGCAATATCATCACTGGTGATATTGTTTTCATTGAGAGTCATGGCCAGAGCAACCGAAATCACTGTCGGTAATTTTTGACCGATCCCCATGAGCAAGTCGTGTTTAGCCGGAGAGTCATAGATGATCTCGGCACCGTGTTTATAGAGAAATGCCTCAAATTCGCTGCAGAATACGCCACTGCGTGCGGTCCGTACCACTATTGCATTCTTGTCTTTCATGGTGGCGGCCTGGGGACCCCACAGATTATGAACCAGCATGAGCTCAACAGCCTCACTGGTTGAAATCAGG
It includes:
- a CDS encoding C40 family peptidase, which gives rise to MNRLQSNCLIGALIMAAAAGLFFLLTTWHNPSLKPQETVHQKQVCVQPTDLRSLSAVPQDPGRFAAAMTESLNPVEQQQLEQHFHRDYFTPWTASAPLFDGNMVYTSLQQLTHSTWYGENRLPIEPARLQSLLMLADMEQFPSMHEPGIVTRPAFIRVLPTTRPLYKTPDDFPFDRLQFAEIKPNEPVRLLHTSKDGAWLYVETAYANGWVEPDAVRRVDTAQREQILHAEQVVIVRDFVKVQSEDGDILPQPKIGSLYSLIREEPEYWLVKAAVTGKDRYAVITSVRIAKTDARRHPLHFSPENVTLISAELLKTPYGWGEIYRNRDCSATTRDFFLTFGILLPRNSYQQITSGPSISLSNLSNTDKKARLRELGIPFRTLLYHKGHIMLYAGLFAEQPVVLHTAWALPYKEPGCTEQLFILGKTLFTTLTAGEELPLVKGTSLDRLDSMLILPHYEQTGAKPD
- a CDS encoding lysylphosphatidylglycerol synthase transmembrane domain-containing protein, giving the protein MPISTAQKPDTMKRVVRIVWKCVVVFIMISAIRLLYIKLRTEVSYDPVAKALLDNGNLWSDIKVIAGATSRYILDIPFISHVYAVLSALAAYVALAWYDRIALLHLGRLRGISWSYVAVCSFVTYALGHNLGMSVLSGGIVRLRAYCAKGLKATEVAALIAMCSFTFLFGTLLLLGAVLLFEPEIVLSLSNLIPQMVLPNWLVQAAGFTLLLLCGLYVFGSWQTFKPFRIGTLDIVYPRLGIVIRQILAAPLEIMAAAGIIYFVLPEAGNPGYFVVLGAFILSFSAGLVSQAPGGLGVMEAVFLAVIDTVPATNVMAALLIWRLLYLLLPLVVSIPIIFLFERSNVSCTDF
- a CDS encoding zinc ribbon domain-containing protein, producing the protein MKGWDFIADQYGRVGSYRYMELPNSKEQFSMMVITKDAFTGSIVDLEAIKRQDERYQRQQEAIAALDTCVAKKDPAPVLTILLDDSVRIDERKRAIPMLTAINDTCCIEPLRNHVFKDPHLQHEVNLALGQILACHYLKECPHCSELIKARAIVCKHCQREVTAD